The Amycolatopsis viridis genome window below encodes:
- the ybeY gene encoding rRNA maturation RNase YbeY, which translates to MTIEIANESGVAVDETSIVSAARFALDRMEVSPLAELSVVLVTLDVMSDLHERWMDLPGPTDVMAFPMDELDAARRPDAGDPSPALLGDIVLCPAFARDQARTAGHSLLDELHLLTVHGVLHLLGYDHAEPAEEREMFGLQKRILADFKAAVAEAKRQDAQRTADDRLLGAAGLDGPADAES; encoded by the coding sequence ATGACCATCGAAATCGCGAACGAGTCCGGTGTCGCGGTGGACGAGACGTCGATCGTCTCCGCCGCCCGCTTCGCACTGGACCGCATGGAGGTCAGCCCGCTCGCCGAGCTGTCGGTGGTGCTGGTGACCCTGGATGTCATGTCGGACCTGCACGAACGGTGGATGGACCTGCCCGGTCCCACCGACGTCATGGCCTTCCCGATGGACGAGCTGGACGCCGCCCGCCGCCCCGACGCGGGCGACCCGTCGCCGGCGCTGCTCGGCGACATCGTGCTGTGCCCGGCGTTCGCCCGGGACCAGGCCCGCACGGCCGGTCACTCGCTGCTCGACGAACTGCACCTGCTGACCGTGCACGGCGTGCTGCACCTGCTCGGCTACGACCACGCCGAACCCGCCGAGGAGCGCGAGATGTTCGGCCTGCAGAAGCGGATCCTCGCCGACTTCAAGGCCGCGGTCGCCGAGGCGAAGCGGCAGGACGCGCAGCGCACGGCCGACGACCGGCTGCTGGGTGCCGCGGGCCTGGACGGCCCGGCCGACGCCGAGAGCTGA
- a CDS encoding PhoH family protein, with translation MAGTAQGGAARSDVPDTGGVAETTGTARTTRSAQSRFPIPDGAVLTLLGSRDENLRVAEELLAADVHVRGNEVTLTGEPADVAFGERVFAELVALAGRGQQVGPDTVRRTVGMLSAGGAESPAEVLSMDILSRRGRTIRPKTLNQKRYVDAIDKHTIVFGVGPAGTGKTYLAMAKAVQALQAKQITRIILTRPAVEAGERLGFLPGTLSEKIDPYLRPLYDALHDMVDPDSIPRLIQAGTIEIAPLAYMRGRTLNDAFIILDEAQNTTPEQMKMFLTRLGFGSKIVVTGDITQVDLPSGQKSGLRVVREILEGVEDLHFATLTSSDVVRHRLVGDIVDAYERWQAEQDAERGPGGVSSGWRGRH, from the coding sequence TTGGCCGGAACCGCACAGGGTGGAGCCGCCCGATCGGACGTCCCCGACACCGGGGGCGTCGCTGAGACCACCGGAACCGCACGAACCACGCGCAGCGCGCAGTCGAGGTTCCCCATCCCGGACGGCGCCGTGCTGACGCTGCTCGGATCCCGCGACGAGAACCTGCGGGTCGCCGAGGAACTGCTGGCGGCAGACGTGCACGTCCGGGGCAACGAGGTCACCCTCACCGGGGAGCCCGCGGACGTCGCGTTCGGCGAGCGCGTGTTCGCCGAACTGGTCGCCCTGGCCGGGCGCGGCCAGCAGGTCGGACCGGACACCGTGCGCCGCACCGTCGGCATGCTCTCGGCGGGCGGCGCGGAGTCGCCGGCCGAGGTGCTGAGCATGGACATCCTGTCCCGGCGCGGCCGCACCATCCGACCCAAGACGCTGAACCAGAAGCGCTACGTCGACGCCATCGACAAGCACACGATCGTCTTCGGTGTCGGCCCGGCCGGCACCGGCAAGACGTACCTGGCGATGGCGAAGGCCGTGCAGGCGCTGCAGGCCAAGCAGATCACCCGGATCATCCTCACCCGCCCCGCGGTCGAGGCGGGGGAGCGGCTGGGGTTCCTGCCGGGCACGTTGTCCGAGAAGATCGACCCGTATCTGCGGCCGCTCTACGACGCGCTGCACGACATGGTCGACCCGGACTCGATCCCGCGCCTGATCCAGGCGGGCACGATCGAGATCGCGCCGCTGGCCTACATGCGCGGCCGCACCCTCAACGACGCGTTCATCATCCTCGACGAGGCCCAGAACACCACACCCGAGCAGATGAAGATGTTCCTCACCCGGCTCGGCTTCGGCTCGAAGATCGTGGTGACCGGGGACATCACGCAGGTGGACCTGCCGAGCGGGCAGAAGTCCGGCTTGCGGGTGGTGCGTGAGATCCTGGAAGGCGTGGAAGATTTGCACTTCGCCACGCTGACCAGCTCCGACGTGGTCCGCCACCGGCTAGTCGGGGACATCGTGGACGCCTACGAGCGGTGGCAGGCCGAGCAGGACGCGGAACGAGGCCCGGGCGGTGTCAGTTCGGGCTGGCGGGGCCGTCACTGA
- a CDS encoding histidine triad nucleotide-binding protein: MTDAETLFERIIAGEIPSEKVYETETTFAFRDIHPQARVHVLVVPKKRHRNVAELAAADPQLLADMLTTAAKVAELEGIAESGYRVVFNTDSDAGQTVFHVHAHVLGGEQLGFFGRLAK, encoded by the coding sequence ATGACTGATGCCGAGACGTTGTTCGAGCGGATCATCGCGGGTGAGATTCCGAGCGAGAAGGTGTACGAAACTGAAACGACTTTCGCGTTTCGCGATATCCACCCGCAGGCTCGCGTGCACGTTCTCGTGGTTCCGAAGAAGCGCCACCGCAATGTCGCCGAGCTGGCTGCGGCCGATCCGCAACTGCTCGCCGACATGCTGACCACGGCCGCCAAGGTGGCGGAACTGGAGGGCATCGCGGAGTCCGGCTACCGCGTGGTCTTCAACACGGACAGTGACGCCGGCCAGACCGTCTTCCACGTGCACGCGCACGTCCTGGGCGGGGAACAGCTGGGGTTCTTCGGGCGACTCGCGAAGTAA